From Methanocella paludicola SANAE, a single genomic window includes:
- a CDS encoding S8 family serine peptidase, with protein sequence MLLASALLVNASIPLTKPSTDLSSGTYIVVFNDSQGMAGALSDQVSAFAVENNATVKYRYDLINGMAIDVPTADAAAKLSTLKGVKYVEKNIVFHVTLDTGRSIVGAPQVWDLGYTGKGMKVAVVDTGIDGTHPDLKGRIVDFKDYVSGKTTAYDDFGHGTHCAGIIGGSGAASNGKYKGVAPEVQFIGVKVLGKDGSGSLDAIIAGLNYAAKSDAKVISMSLGSDEHSQSMDDAVNNAVKAGKVVVCAAGNSGPGSKTIGCPADTPSALTVGATDKSDAIASFSSRGPNRDGTVKPDVSAPGKDIISCRATGTNDQKAIDTYYLSMSGTSMATPMVSGSVILLLQKKPDLTPAEVKDIMEKTAKQLGSGVPNNNFGYGRISIVNAINYLDGKYTPPTTPSPTPTPSPSPSPSPSPNPGNPGNPGYPGYPYPGYPYPGYPYPGQPTPTPTPTPTPDPGNPGYPGYPYPGYPYPGYPYPSYPGYPYPGYPYPGYYGISDE encoded by the coding sequence GTGCTACTGGCCAGCGCATTGTTGGTAAATGCGAGCATACCGCTGACTAAGCCCTCCACGGATCTCAGCAGCGGCACCTATATTGTCGTTTTTAATGACAGCCAGGGCATGGCTGGCGCGCTGAGCGACCAGGTCTCTGCCTTCGCCGTCGAGAATAACGCGACGGTCAAATACAGGTATGACCTCATCAACGGCATGGCCATCGACGTCCCGACCGCCGACGCGGCCGCGAAGCTGAGCACTCTCAAGGGCGTGAAATACGTCGAGAAGAACATCGTATTCCACGTCACGCTCGACACGGGCAGGTCCATCGTCGGCGCCCCGCAGGTCTGGGACCTCGGGTACACCGGCAAGGGCATGAAGGTCGCCGTCGTCGACACCGGCATCGACGGCACCCATCCCGACCTCAAGGGCAGGATCGTCGACTTCAAGGACTACGTTTCAGGCAAGACCACCGCCTACGATGACTTCGGCCACGGCACCCACTGCGCCGGCATCATCGGCGGCAGCGGCGCCGCCTCGAACGGCAAGTACAAGGGCGTTGCCCCCGAAGTCCAGTTCATCGGCGTCAAGGTGCTCGGCAAGGACGGCTCCGGAAGCCTGGACGCCATCATCGCCGGCCTGAACTATGCGGCCAAGAGCGACGCTAAAGTGATCTCGATGTCGCTCGGCTCGGACGAGCACTCGCAGTCCATGGACGACGCCGTTAACAACGCCGTAAAAGCCGGCAAGGTCGTCGTCTGCGCGGCAGGCAACAGCGGCCCTGGCTCGAAGACCATCGGCTGCCCCGCGGATACCCCCTCGGCCCTGACGGTCGGCGCCACCGACAAGAGCGATGCCATCGCTTCGTTCAGCTCCAGGGGCCCCAACAGGGACGGCACCGTCAAGCCCGACGTCAGCGCCCCTGGCAAGGACATCATATCCTGCAGGGCCACGGGCACCAACGACCAGAAGGCCATCGACACCTACTACCTGTCGATGAGCGGCACCTCCATGGCCACCCCCATGGTATCGGGCTCCGTCATTCTGCTGCTGCAGAAGAAGCCGGACCTGACGCCCGCCGAGGTCAAGGACATCATGGAGAAGACCGCGAAGCAGCTCGGCTCCGGCGTCCCGAACAATAACTTCGGCTACGGCAGGATCAGCATCGTCAACGCGATCAACTACCTGGACGGCAAGTATACGCCTCCGACCACCCCGTCGCCGACGCCAACCCCGAGCCCGAGCCCGTCTCCCTCCCCGTCGCCGAACCCCGGCAACCCGGGCAACCCCGGCTACCCTGGCTACCCGTACCCTGGATATCCGTATCCTGGCTACCCGTACCCCGGACAGCCGACCCCGACGCCTACGCCGACGCCCACGCCTGACCCGGGCAACCCCGGCTACCCTGGCTACCCGTACCCTGGATATCCGTATCCTGGCTACCCGTACCCGAGCTACCCCGGCTACCCGTACCCTGGTTACCCTTACCCGGGCTACTACGGCATTAGCGACGAATAA
- a CDS encoding YHS domain-containing protein, with amino-acid sequence MMVKDPVCHMNVNEEKPGAKENFHGKTYFFCSNKCKATFDKNRDRFAKEE; translated from the coding sequence ATGATGGTGAAAGACCCCGTATGCCACATGAACGTAAACGAGGAGAAGCCGGGCGCCAAAGAGAACTTCCACGGAAAAACGTACTTCTTCTGCAGCAACAAGTGCAAGGCAACGTTCGACAAGAACAGGGACCGGTTCGCAAAGGAAGAATGA
- a CDS encoding transcriptional regulator, which translates to MRPPCELTVWYVIPTIRAELSKELIKLGLSQKEVSERLGITQSAVSQYVKDKRGKGVPVNKEVRKAIKALARDIAAGNAGKGVIPGICAVCAIVKQSGSLCDLHRQEDADLEGCDMCLNISGG; encoded by the coding sequence ATGAGGCCTCCATGCGAACTTACCGTCTGGTACGTCATACCGACCATCCGCGCCGAGCTCTCGAAGGAGCTGATCAAGCTGGGCCTGTCGCAGAAGGAAGTATCCGAGCGGCTGGGCATCACACAGTCGGCAGTGTCCCAGTATGTCAAGGATAAGCGGGGCAAGGGCGTACCGGTAAACAAGGAAGTCCGGAAGGCCATCAAGGCGCTCGCCCGGGACATCGCCGCGGGCAACGCCGGGAAGGGCGTCATACCGGGCATCTGCGCCGTCTGCGCCATCGTTAAGCAGAGCGGCTCGCTGTGCGACCTCCACCGGCAGGAGGACGCGGACCTCGAGGGCTGCGACATGTGCCTGAACATCTCCGGCGGATAA
- a CDS encoding threonyl-tRNA synthetase editing domain-containing protein: MRILAIHASHISWRATKKAKFAEEITKKDGSMDGCVVLFSCVEKQDEVEPARVVEGATREIRKRLGMLKVNKVVVFPFAHLTSALGRPEIALQVLKDLEKSLAGHGYEVERAPFGWYKEYDLKSTGHPLSELSMSICPYEGKSCDASCPYCSHPINISELSKVAPTEDI, from the coding sequence ATGAGGATCCTTGCGATACATGCCAGCCACATAAGCTGGAGGGCGACGAAGAAGGCGAAGTTCGCCGAGGAGATCACGAAAAAGGACGGCTCGATGGACGGCTGCGTCGTACTTTTCAGCTGTGTCGAGAAACAGGATGAGGTGGAGCCCGCCAGAGTCGTGGAGGGAGCTACGCGCGAAATCCGGAAGCGCCTCGGCATGTTGAAAGTGAACAAGGTAGTCGTGTTCCCGTTCGCGCACCTCACCAGCGCCCTGGGCAGGCCAGAGATAGCTCTCCAGGTATTGAAAGACCTGGAAAAAAGCCTGGCAGGGCACGGCTACGAGGTGGAGCGCGCTCCATTCGGCTGGTACAAGGAGTATGACCTCAAGAGCACAGGCCACCCGCTCTCGGAGCTTTCCATGAGCATCTGCCCGTACGAAGGCAAGAGCTGCGACGCGTCATGCCCATATTGCTCGCATCCCATCAACATCAGCGAGCTGTCGAAGGTCGCCCCAACGGAAGATATATGA
- the nifS gene encoding cysteine desulfurase NifS produces MKRIYLDNSATTKVSPEVLDAMLPFFTENYGNPSSLHTMGQEANVAVQAAREQVAKAIGADAGEIIFTSCGTEADNLALVGTAYANRKKGDHIITSSVEHPAILRTCEYLEKEGFKVTYLPVDNYGMVSPASVEAAITPQTTLISVMAVNNEIGTIQPIKEIGNIAKDHKIYFHTDAVQGVGKIPLNVKNDNIDMLSLAGHKIHAPKGVGALYVKKGTRIQALIHGGGQERNMKSGTENVPGIVGLGKACEVGIRDFDKNVAHMTKLRNKLMEGILKIDHVHLNGHPTIRSPNNVNASFNFIEGESLVLFLDMAGIEASTGSACSSKNLKASHVLLACGMNPEEAHGSLRFTNSELNTGEEIDYVLETLPGIVDRLRAMSPLYKKAAKTVT; encoded by the coding sequence ATGAAGAGGATATACCTGGATAACAGCGCGACGACGAAGGTCAGCCCGGAAGTCCTGGACGCCATGCTGCCCTTTTTTACGGAGAACTACGGCAACCCGTCCAGCCTGCACACGATGGGCCAGGAGGCCAACGTGGCGGTACAGGCCGCCCGGGAGCAGGTGGCTAAGGCCATCGGCGCGGACGCGGGAGAGATCATTTTCACGTCGTGCGGCACCGAGGCCGATAACCTGGCGCTCGTGGGCACGGCCTACGCTAACAGGAAGAAGGGAGACCACATCATTACCTCCAGTGTCGAGCATCCCGCCATCCTGCGGACCTGCGAGTACCTGGAGAAAGAGGGCTTTAAAGTGACCTACCTGCCCGTGGATAATTACGGCATGGTAAGCCCTGCCTCTGTCGAGGCCGCCATCACCCCACAAACTACACTTATCAGCGTCATGGCCGTCAACAACGAAATAGGCACCATCCAGCCAATCAAAGAGATCGGTAATATCGCGAAGGACCACAAGATATACTTCCACACGGATGCCGTGCAGGGAGTCGGGAAGATACCGCTCAACGTTAAAAATGATAACATCGACATGCTCTCGCTGGCCGGCCACAAGATTCATGCGCCCAAGGGCGTTGGCGCCCTGTACGTTAAGAAGGGCACCAGGATACAGGCGCTGATCCACGGCGGCGGCCAGGAGCGGAACATGAAGAGCGGCACGGAGAACGTGCCGGGCATCGTCGGGCTGGGCAAGGCATGCGAGGTCGGCATCCGCGACTTCGATAAGAACGTGGCCCACATGACGAAGCTCAGGAACAAGCTCATGGAAGGCATCCTGAAGATCGACCACGTCCACCTGAACGGCCATCCCACCATACGCTCTCCGAACAACGTGAACGCCAGCTTCAACTTCATCGAGGGCGAATCACTCGTGCTCTTCCTGGACATGGCGGGCATCGAGGCCTCAACGGGCTCCGCCTGCTCGTCTAAGAACCTGAAGGCTTCCCACGTGCTCCTTGCCTGCGGCATGAACCCCGAGGAGGCCCACGGCTCTCTCCGGTTCACGAACAGCGAGCTTAACACGGGGGAGGAGATCGACTACGTGCTCGAGACGCTCCCCGGCATCGTCGACCGCTTGAGGGCGATGTCTCCTTTATATAAGAAGGCAGCAAAAACTGTTACATGA
- the nifU gene encoding Fe-S cluster assembly scaffold protein NifU, giving the protein MYSPKVMQHFSNPQNVGEIPDADGVGEVGNPVCGDLMTIYIKVKDNKLSDIKFKTFGCAAAIATSSIITTMAKGMTLEDAVKISRNDVAKELGGLPPQKMHCSNLAADALKLAIENYRRKLQGLPPRTGVTEGEEEHAEDGASCPPEEHK; this is encoded by the coding sequence ATGTACTCTCCCAAAGTAATGCAGCACTTCTCTAACCCGCAGAACGTCGGCGAGATACCCGACGCCGACGGCGTCGGCGAGGTCGGCAACCCCGTCTGCGGGGACCTGATGACCATATACATAAAAGTCAAGGATAACAAGCTCTCCGACATTAAGTTCAAGACCTTCGGCTGCGCCGCGGCCATCGCCACGAGCAGCATCATAACGACCATGGCGAAGGGAATGACCCTCGAGGACGCGGTGAAGATCAGCCGCAACGACGTGGCGAAGGAGCTCGGCGGCCTGCCTCCCCAGAAGATGCACTGCTCGAACCTGGCCGCGGACGCTTTGAAGCTGGCCATCGAGAACTACCGCCGGAAACTGCAGGGCCTGCCCCCCCGGACGGGCGTCACCGAGGGCGAGGAAGAGCACGCCGAAGACGGCGCCTCGTGCCCGCCGGAAGAGCATAAATAA
- a CDS encoding SufB/SufD family protein — MLEPVRLSEIKKKAEAAMNKRPAYGNDIDLEKYEKAVPVREKITSLDQLSSSVKERALHAGVDASMRQRSGSYFQLDQSVVHTATSMEGVELMDINAALEKYDWLQDYFFKLIQPDQDKFTAYGATHPFGGYFIRALPGAKVTFPLQACMYIGREGMIQNVHNILIAEEGSELHVITGCTTDTHVSQGLHIGVSEFFIKDNAKLTYTMIHNWAPEVVVRPRTNTVMGKNSVFLSNYVSMTPVKDAQMYPGCTMQGENGVARFNTVVYAPKGSHLDLGSKAVLKAKGCKAELIARTISKGGYIASRGLIQGDVPDIKAHLECRGLLLSGDGTIYAVPELLGTVPGVDLSHEAAVGKIAEEEIQYLMSRGVDSDTATALIVRGFLDVDIHGLPPELQAEIKKTIDLGEQSMM; from the coding sequence ATGCTTGAACCGGTAAGGCTGAGCGAGATCAAGAAGAAGGCGGAGGCGGCCATGAACAAGAGGCCCGCCTACGGCAACGACATAGACCTGGAAAAGTACGAGAAGGCAGTCCCGGTCAGGGAAAAGATCACGTCCCTTGACCAGCTTTCCTCGTCGGTCAAAGAAAGGGCGCTCCATGCGGGCGTCGACGCGTCGATGCGGCAGCGCTCCGGCTCCTACTTCCAGCTCGACCAGAGCGTGGTGCATACGGCCACGTCCATGGAGGGCGTCGAGCTCATGGACATCAACGCGGCCCTTGAAAAGTACGACTGGCTCCAGGACTACTTCTTCAAGCTCATACAGCCTGACCAGGACAAGTTCACGGCGTACGGCGCCACCCACCCGTTCGGCGGCTACTTTATAAGAGCCCTGCCGGGCGCCAAGGTGACCTTCCCGCTCCAGGCGTGCATGTACATAGGCCGCGAGGGCATGATCCAGAACGTCCATAACATCCTCATCGCCGAGGAGGGCAGCGAGCTGCATGTCATCACCGGCTGCACGACCGACACGCATGTCAGCCAGGGACTGCACATCGGTGTCTCGGAGTTCTTCATCAAAGACAACGCCAAGCTCACCTACACCATGATCCATAACTGGGCGCCCGAAGTGGTCGTGCGTCCCAGAACGAACACGGTCATGGGCAAGAATTCCGTATTCTTGAGTAACTACGTATCGATGACGCCCGTAAAGGACGCCCAGATGTACCCGGGCTGCACCATGCAGGGAGAAAACGGCGTGGCGAGGTTCAACACGGTCGTCTACGCGCCAAAGGGCTCCCATCTCGACCTGGGCTCGAAGGCCGTCCTGAAGGCGAAAGGCTGCAAGGCCGAGCTCATCGCCCGCACCATCAGCAAGGGCGGGTACATCGCTTCCAGAGGCCTCATTCAGGGCGACGTGCCAGACATAAAGGCTCACTTAGAGTGCAGGGGATTACTCCTGTCGGGCGACGGTACCATCTATGCCGTGCCCGAGCTGCTGGGGACCGTGCCCGGCGTCGACCTGAGCCACGAGGCTGCGGTCGGCAAGATCGCCGAGGAGGAGATCCAGTACCTCATGTCGAGAGGCGTGGACTCGGACACCGCGACGGCGCTCATCGTCCGGGGTTTCCTGGACGTGGACATTCACGGGCTGCCGCCCGAGCTCCAGGCCGAGATCAAGAAGACGATCGACCTGGGCGAGCAGTCGATGATGTAA
- a CDS encoding ABC transporter ATP-binding protein, which yields MLSIEHLTVEVDDKRILNDVNMFIGEGETHALFGPNGSGKSSLLFTMAGVPKYKVKSGKITFKGKDITDAPMDERAKMGIGILFQHPPVLRGVKLNDMVKVSMEQLNHKKVSDQDVAELARKLNLENFLSRDVNLGFSGGEIKRSELLQLLAQRPDLVLLDEPDSGVDLVNIGLVGNTINELLQKDKKTVHRSKSGLIITHFGNILDYVKADKAYVMMKGTVLCQGNPVELLDDIRHRGYSECLSCLNR from the coding sequence ATGCTAAGCATCGAACACTTAACCGTCGAGGTCGACGATAAGCGCATCCTCAACGACGTGAACATGTTCATCGGGGAAGGGGAGACGCACGCTCTCTTCGGCCCCAACGGGTCGGGGAAGAGCTCCCTGCTGTTCACGATGGCCGGGGTGCCCAAGTACAAGGTAAAGTCCGGCAAGATCACCTTCAAGGGCAAGGACATCACCGATGCCCCCATGGACGAGCGCGCGAAGATGGGCATCGGCATCCTGTTCCAGCACCCGCCCGTGCTTCGGGGAGTAAAGCTGAACGACATGGTCAAGGTCAGCATGGAGCAGCTTAACCACAAGAAGGTGTCCGACCAGGATGTCGCCGAGCTCGCCAGGAAGCTCAACCTCGAGAACTTCCTGTCCCGAGACGTAAATTTAGGATTTTCTGGAGGCGAGATCAAGCGGTCGGAACTGCTGCAGCTTCTTGCTCAGAGGCCGGACCTTGTGCTGCTGGACGAGCCCGACAGCGGCGTCGATCTGGTCAATATCGGGCTGGTGGGCAACACCATCAACGAATTACTACAGAAGGATAAGAAGACGGTACATCGTTCCAAGTCCGGCTTGATTATCACCCACTTCGGTAACATTTTAGACTACGTCAAGGCCGATAAGGCCTACGTCATGATGAAGGGCACCGTGCTCTGCCAGGGTAACCCGGTCGAGCTATTAGATGATATCAGGCACCGCGGCTACTCGGAGTGTTTATCATGCTTGAACCGGTAA
- a CDS encoding acetylornithine transaminase: MAQTKAKVRLSEEEAIAKDARYVVQTYGRQPIVLTKGKGALVWDVNGREYIDCVAGIAVNNLGHCHPKVVAAIQEQAAKLMHTSNLYYTDIQPELAERLAQITKMDRIFFANSGTESIEAAMKLARKRTGKKGFIAAEHCFHGRTMGALSITHKSKYREPFEPLVPGARFVPYGDADAIRRALNGDVAAVVLEPIQGEGGVQIPPKDYLAEVREICDKAGTLLIFDEVQTGMGRTGKWFAKEHSGVEPDIMCVAKGIAGGFPMGIMAAQEGIASAFRKGDHASTFGGNALGCAAALATIKAIEGEHLLERSREMGDYLKKELSIRCKQDFVDHVRGVGMMVGVQMNKDGNALVDKAREKGVLINVASDTVIRFVPPFVITKEEVDRVVGVVSELAL, translated from the coding sequence ATGGCACAAACAAAAGCAAAAGTAAGGCTCTCCGAGGAGGAGGCCATCGCGAAGGACGCCCGGTACGTCGTACAGACGTACGGGCGCCAGCCCATCGTCCTCACAAAGGGCAAGGGCGCGCTGGTATGGGACGTGAACGGCAGGGAGTACATCGACTGCGTTGCGGGCATTGCCGTCAACAACCTGGGCCACTGCCACCCGAAGGTGGTCGCGGCCATCCAGGAACAGGCGGCGAAGCTCATGCACACCTCGAACCTCTACTATACGGACATCCAGCCGGAGCTGGCCGAGCGCCTCGCGCAGATAACGAAGATGGACCGCATCTTCTTCGCCAACTCGGGCACCGAGTCCATCGAGGCGGCCATGAAGCTCGCCCGGAAGAGGACCGGGAAGAAGGGGTTCATCGCGGCCGAGCACTGCTTCCACGGCCGGACCATGGGAGCGTTAAGTATCACGCACAAGTCGAAGTACAGGGAGCCCTTCGAGCCGCTGGTGCCGGGCGCCAGATTCGTGCCGTACGGGGACGCGGATGCCATTCGCCGCGCCCTGAACGGGGACGTAGCGGCTGTGGTGCTCGAGCCCATACAGGGCGAGGGAGGCGTGCAGATACCGCCTAAAGACTACCTGGCGGAAGTCAGGGAGATCTGCGACAAGGCGGGCACGCTGCTCATCTTCGACGAGGTGCAGACGGGCATGGGCCGTACCGGAAAGTGGTTCGCTAAGGAGCACTCCGGCGTTGAACCCGACATCATGTGCGTCGCCAAGGGCATCGCGGGCGGCTTCCCCATGGGCATCATGGCCGCCCAGGAGGGCATTGCCAGCGCCTTCAGGAAGGGCGACCACGCGTCCACGTTCGGCGGCAACGCCCTGGGATGCGCCGCGGCGCTCGCCACCATCAAGGCCATCGAGGGCGAGCACCTCCTGGAGCGCTCTCGAGAAATGGGCGATTACCTCAAGAAGGAGCTGTCCATCCGCTGCAAGCAGGACTTCGTCGACCACGTCAGGGGCGTGGGCATGATGGTGGGCGTCCAGATGAACAAGGACGGTAACGCCCTCGTGGACAAGGCCCGGGAGAAGGGCGTGCTCATCAACGTCGCCTCCGACACGGTCATCCGGTTCGTCCCGCCCTTCGTCATCACGAAGGAAGAGGTCGACCGCGTGGTCGGCGTGGTCAGCGAATTGGCACTATAA
- the guaA gene encoding glutamine-hydrolyzing GMP synthase translates to MDVDSFITDAVADIKSKVKDGRALIALSGGVDSSVCAILAHRALGERLVPVYVDTGLMRKGETDRIRDIFSFMNPRIVDASGQFFNALKGATDPEKKRKAVGETFIRVFEQVARDINADYLIQGTIYPDRIESEGGIKSHHNVGGMPSVMEFKGVVEPIGDLYKDEVREVARALGLPLEISERMPFPGPGLSVRVIGEVTPEKVAIVREANAIVEEELVQQFHPWQCLAALLEKGTGVKGDNRCHGWIVAVRAVESRDAMTANHMELPWETLNRISSRITSEIPSVARVVYDITPKPPATIEFE, encoded by the coding sequence GTGGATGTTGATTCTTTCATTACGGACGCCGTCGCCGACATCAAGAGTAAGGTGAAGGACGGCAGGGCGCTCATCGCGCTGTCAGGGGGCGTGGACAGCAGCGTCTGCGCCATACTGGCCCACCGTGCGCTGGGAGAGCGCCTGGTGCCCGTATACGTGGACACCGGGCTCATGCGGAAGGGCGAGACCGACCGCATCCGGGACATTTTTAGCTTTATGAACCCGAGGATCGTGGATGCCAGCGGCCAGTTCTTTAATGCTTTAAAGGGCGCCACCGACCCCGAGAAGAAGCGCAAGGCGGTAGGCGAGACGTTCATCCGCGTTTTTGAGCAGGTAGCCAGGGACATAAACGCCGATTACCTCATCCAGGGCACCATCTACCCGGACCGCATCGAGTCCGAGGGAGGCATCAAGTCCCACCACAACGTGGGCGGCATGCCCTCCGTCATGGAATTCAAGGGCGTCGTGGAGCCCATCGGCGACCTCTACAAGGACGAGGTGCGCGAGGTCGCCCGCGCCCTGGGGCTGCCCCTGGAGATATCCGAGCGCATGCCCTTCCCCGGCCCCGGCCTGTCCGTCAGGGTCATCGGCGAAGTGACCCCCGAGAAGGTCGCCATCGTCAGGGAAGCCAACGCCATCGTTGAAGAAGAGCTGGTACAGCAGTTCCACCCCTGGCAGTGCCTGGCGGCGCTGCTCGAAAAAGGCACCGGCGTCAAGGGCGATAACCGCTGCCACGGCTGGATCGTCGCCGTGCGGGCCGTCGAATCACGGGACGCCATGACGGCGAACCACATGGAGCTGCCCTGGGAAACGCTCAACCGGATCTCCTCGAGAATTACTTCTGAGATACCGTCGGTGGCCAGGGTCGTCTACGACATCACCCCGAAGCCGCCGGCGACCATTGAGTTCGAGTAA
- a CDS encoding flavodoxin family protein gives MKTLIACYSFTGNTSKVAESLKEATGADFTRIEPVKDANYLMKCLSALFKRRTPIKPCATDLKGYDAVIVCSPVWADSVPAAINQYIDELKGCEGKKFGIIVTYGSTGQNRVSGQIMAALEKKKMTFIDSIWVTQDEARAGDYAEKVKQLAAELN, from the coding sequence ATGAAGACCCTCATCGCCTGCTATTCATTTACCGGTAATACCTCCAAGGTGGCCGAGAGCCTGAAGGAGGCCACAGGTGCCGACTTTACCCGCATAGAGCCCGTCAAGGACGCTAACTACCTGATGAAATGCCTGAGCGCACTATTCAAGAGGCGGACGCCCATCAAGCCCTGTGCCACGGACCTGAAGGGTTACGATGCGGTCATCGTGTGCTCACCCGTATGGGCGGACAGCGTCCCCGCCGCCATCAACCAGTACATCGACGAGCTGAAGGGCTGCGAGGGCAAGAAGTTCGGCATTATCGTCACGTACGGGAGCACGGGCCAGAACCGGGTCTCCGGCCAGATCATGGCGGCGCTCGAAAAGAAAAAGATGACGTTCATAGACTCCATATGGGTAACCCAGGACGAGGCCCGGGCAGGCGACTACGCGGAAAAGGTCAAACAGCTTGCCGCCGAGCTTAACTAA
- a CDS encoding flavodoxin family protein, with protein MADRPNILIVFTSWSGNTRALAEAIAEGAKGAGNGNVDVTVKRARDTKRSDIESASAVAFGSPTYYSYMSGELKALFDIALPFKNSFYRKPAVAFATGEGGQLKCIQSIEGILELFEVSFVQRSDILSAGLAVQGRPDEGAIRQAKAIGRKLGDAGVAYACSMGRKNIIAGKT; from the coding sequence ATGGCCGACAGACCGAACATTTTGATCGTCTTCACATCGTGGAGCGGCAACACCAGGGCGCTCGCCGAAGCCATCGCCGAGGGGGCGAAGGGCGCCGGGAACGGTAACGTGGACGTCACCGTGAAGCGGGCCCGCGATACAAAGCGCTCCGACATAGAGAGCGCCTCGGCGGTCGCGTTCGGCTCGCCCACGTACTACAGCTACATGAGCGGCGAACTGAAGGCGCTCTTCGATATCGCCCTCCCGTTCAAAAACTCGTTTTACAGAAAGCCCGCCGTAGCCTTCGCGACGGGAGAGGGCGGGCAGCTCAAGTGCATCCAGAGCATCGAGGGCATCCTCGAGCTCTTCGAAGTGAGCTTCGTCCAGAGGTCCGACATACTTTCTGCAGGCCTCGCCGTTCAGGGCAGGCCCGACGAGGGCGCCATCCGGCAGGCGAAGGCCATCGGGAGGAAGCTGGGGGACGCGGGAGTCGCTTACGCCTGCAGCATGGGAAGAAAAAATATCATCGCCGGGAAAACTTAA